A single window of Triplophysa rosa linkage group LG20, Trosa_1v2, whole genome shotgun sequence DNA harbors:
- the LOC130571370 gene encoding uncharacterized protein LOC130571370, whose amino-acid sequence MGVLTLRILRFSLVILLSGVHGFMWSVSCYNSDSNGGSSGIALDAGPLMQDDVKRQIFNSWYGAKNVASNAINRNTPTNSSGTLITSGSNRSSESVLKPMLLVMGSPVVQQVVPVSGQSMTQSSSQIVLPIVQQLSLVAPQPNRQQIAQASSEAMTQASSQQLTQASYQSLTLSDNQQSHSQPSSQQPVHVVSGTIVQPSNQQSVLTSSQPNSPVLSRVSFQSVAKPIGQQTAQASYQSVQASAQQLPQAGYQSVAQAGGLVKPHRFEVSQIVSRLFPCTRPVQNESVGFFKPGMPNSESVVNPVSLNLQAFAQAPSEQLGQSSYQSVAEVSSQQSSQASGAPAVQASYQSVSEVSGQQPLQASYQSVVQTSGLSEAQHIGHHSAAQSNSQQIPYISYQSVSQVSGQQPVQGLYQSVAQSSSHHTAQRTDVQPVEASHESAEQSSSQQLQQTSYQSVNQSSSQQLAQASSLSVVQSSSQQPAQAGHLSVAHSSSQRPAKASYPSVVPSSSFQVAQASSLAMAQTDSQQLAPSSYSSVVQSSSQQPAQAAFESVSQPTGQKPALGRYPSIAKPVVQQPAEENVQPQGGELFQIGTKLYSCYEVVSQSGFDQYGLHSGQSRYPHPSRLSSPPSSQPAVQSRYQALVKPGPSSYGSALSPSHQVSASSLQSGFMPKPSQSNYELSAQQEQPSSLPFVRPGQPRCASTLLRTD is encoded by the exons ATGGGTGTATTAACTTTAAGAATATTAAG gtTCTCTTTGGTGATCCTCCTTTCTGGTGTTCATGGTTTTATGTGGAGTG TTTCGTGTTACAACTCTGATAGCAATGGAGGTTCTTCTGGAATTGCTTTGGATGCTGGTCCTCTAATGCAGGATGATGTCAAACGACAGATTTTCAACAGCTGGTATGGTGCTAAGAATGTTGCTTCCAATGCCATAAACCGAAACACTCCGACTAATTCTTCAGGAACACTGATTACAAGTGGATCTAATCGGAGCAGTGAATCTGTTCTTAAACCAATGCTTCTTGTTATGGGGAGTCCCGTTGTGCAGCAAGTAGTACCGGTGAGTGGACAGTCCATGACCCAGTCCAGCAGCCAAATAGTTCTGCCCATTGTGCAGCAGCTCTCACTGGTTGCCCCCCAACCCAACAGACAACAAATTGCTCAGGCTAGTTCTGAAGCCATGACCCAGGCCAGCAGCCAGCAGCTAACACAGGCTAGTTACCAGTCCTTGACCCTGTCTGACAACCAGCAGTCTCACTCCCAGCCCAGTAGCCAACAACCTGTCCATGTGGTCTCTGGAACCATTGTTCAACCCAGTAATCAGCAGTCAGTGCTGACGAGTTCTCAGCCCAACAGCCCAGTTCTTTCACGGGTCAGTTTTCAATCTGTGGCCAAACCCATCGGCCAGCAAACTGCACAAGCCAGCTACCAGTCTGTCCAGGCAAGTGCCCAGCAACTGCCACAGGCTGGATACCAATCTGTTGCTCAAGCTGGTGGTCTTGTAAAGCCCCATAGGTTTGAAGTTTCCCAAATTGTTTCAAGGCTTTTCCCATGTACCAGGCCTGTCCAGAATGAAAGTGTAGGGTTTTTCAAACCGGGAATGCCTAACAGTGAATCTGTAGTTAATCCTGTATCACTCAATCTCCAAGCCTTTGCTCAAGCTCCTAGTGAACAACTTGGCCAGTCCAGTTACCAGTCTGTTGCTGAGGTTAGCAGCCAACAATCCTCACAAGCTAGTGGTGCACCAGCAGTACAAGCCAGCTACCAGTCTGTGAGTGAGGTCAGTGGCCAGCAACCATTGCAGGCTAGTTACCAGTCAGTTGTACAAACCAGTGGCCTGTCTGAAGCCCAGCACATTGGCCACCACTCTGCTGCCCAATCCAATAGCCAGCAGATACCATATATAAGCTACCAATCTGTTTCTCAGGTTAGTGGACAACAACCAGTACAGGGCCTTTACCAGTCAGTGGCTCAGTCTAGTAGCCATCATACAGCACAACGCACTGATGTGCAACCAGTAGAGGCCAGCCATGAGTCTGCTGAACAATCCAGTAGCCAACAGTTACAACAGACAAGCTACCAGTCAGTTAACCAATCCAGCAGCCAGCAATTAGCACAAGCTAGCTCCTTATCAGTGGTTCAGTCCAGCAGCCAACAACCAGCCCAAGCTGGCCATCTTTCAGTGGCACATTCCAGCAGCCAGCGACCAGCAAAAGCTAGCTATCCATCAGTGGTTCCATCCAGCAGCTTTCAAGTGGCACAAGCAAGCTCCCTTGCAATGGCCCAGACAGACAGCCAGCAATTAGCCCCTTCTAGCTATTCTTCAGTGGTACAGTCCAGCAGCCAGCAACCTGCACAAGCTGCTTTCGAGTCTGTATCCCAACCAACTGGTCAGAAACCAGCACTAGGCAGGTATCCATCAATAGCCAAGCCTGTTGTCCAGCAACCTGCCGAAGAAAATGTGCAGCCTCAAGGTGGAGAACTTTTTCAGATTGGCACCAAGCTGTATTCATGCTACGAGGTTGTTTCACAGTCTGGTTTTGACCAGTATGGATTGCATTCAGGACAGTCCAGATATCCGCATCCATCCAGGCTCAGCTCTCCACCTAGTTCACAACCAGCAGTGCAATCCAGATACCAGGCTCTAGTCAAACCTGGGCCGTCCAGTTATGGGTCTGCCTTGTCACCCAGCCACCAGGTCTCTGCCAGTTCATTGCAATCTGGTTTCATGCCAAAGCCCTCACAATCTAACTACGAGCTTTCAGCCCAGCAGGAACAACCAAGCTCTCTGCCATTTGTTAGGCCTGGACAGCCAAGGTGTGCTTCTACATTACTGCGCACTGACTAG
- the LOC130571364 gene encoding serine protease filzig-like — MGVLTLRILRFSLVILLSGVHGFMWSVSCYNSDSNGGSSGIALDAGPLMQDDVKRQIFNSWYGAKNVASNAINRNTPTNSSGTLITSGSNRSSESVLKPMLLVMGSPVVQQVVPVSGQSMTQSSSQIVLPIVQQLSLVAPQPNRQQIAQASSEAMTHASSQQLTQASYQSLSLSDNQQSHSQPSSQQPVHVVSGTIVQPSNQQSVLTSSQPNSPVLALVSFQSVAQPIGQQPAQASYQSVNEVSSQQPLQASYQSVVQTSGLSEAQHIGHHSAAQSSSQQIPHISYQSVSQVGGQQPVPCHQRMAQSISHHTAQGTDVQPVQASLESAAQSSSQQRPQTSYQSVDHSSSQQPAQASYPSGDQSSSQQLEEASLLSVAHSSSQQPAQASYLSVAQSSSQQPAQAGYLSVAQSSSQQQARYLTVALSSSQQPAQAGYLSVAQSSSQQPVTLQPLAQAPSEQLGQSSYQSVAQVSSQQSSQASGAQPVKASLESAAQSSSQQRPQTNYQSVDHSSSQQPAQAIYPSGDQSSRQQLEETSLLSVAHSSSQQQAPVGSLSVAQSSSQQPAQVGCVSVAQSSSQQPAQAGYLSVAQSSSQQPAQASYLTLAQSSSQQPAEVCYLSVAQSSSQQPAQASYLSVAQSSSQQPAQASNLTVAQSSSQQPAQVGYLSVAQSSSQQPAQASYLTLAQSSSQQPAQASYLTVAQSSSQQPAQASYLTVAQSSSQQPAQDSNMSVVHSSSQQPAQASYLSVAQSSSQQPAQASYLSVDHSSRQQPAQASYPSGDQSSRQQLEEASLLSVAHSSSQQPAPVGSLSVAQSSSEQPAQASYLTVAQSSSQQPAQASNMSMVHSSSQQPAHAGYLSVAQSSSQRPAQASYPSVIPSSIYQVSQASSLAMVQPASQQAAPSSYSSVAQSSSHQPAQAAFESVAWSSGQKPALARYPSVAKPVAQQPAHANVQPQGKELFQIGTKLYSCYEVVSQPGFDQHLSYSGQSRYQHPSGLSSPPSSRPAVQSSYQALVKPGPSIYGSALSPSHQVFASSLQSGFMPKPAQSNYEPSAQEEHPSYLPFVGPQSYASRLLRTDQAATVASNHRALAKPGQDSYLPSPMLVKPVQPNYIPRIRIEPPSYQPQKLPSRQSEAQPGFFSAVKPVQSRYQAQSSYESASLSALTGHSVASMLEQSRSHSQSGFGSMTKPSDLLVSASTSTLLQSGYAYPAQVHHQTDSHNTKNFPMPAERQHSSRSKFRHVQEVKS; from the exons ATGGGTGTATTAACTTTAAGAATATTAAG GTTCTCTTTGGTGATCCTCCTGTCTGGTGTTCATGGTTTTATGTGGAGTG TTTCGTGTTACAACTCTGATAGCAATGGAGGTTCTTCTGGAATTGCTTTGGATGCTGGTCCTCTAATGCAGGATGATGTCAAACGACAGATTTTCAACAGCTGGTATGGTGCTAAGAATGTTGCTTCCAATGCCATAAACCGAAACACTCCGACTAATTCTTCAGGAACACTGATTACAAGTGGATCTAATCGGAGCAGTGAATCTGTTCTTAAACCAATGCTTCTTGTTATGGGGAGTCCCGTTGTGCAGCAAGTAGTACCGGTGAGTGGACAGTCCATGACCCAGTCCAGCAGCCAAATAGTTCTGCCCATTGTGCAGCAGCTCTCACTGGTTGCCCCCCAACCCAACAGACAACAAATTGCTCAGGCTAGTTCTGAAGCCATGACCCATGCCAGCAGCCAGCAGCTAACACAGGCTAGTTACCAGTCCTTGTCCCTGTCTGACAACCAGCAGTCTCACTCCCAGCCCAGTAGCCAACAACCTGTCCATGTGGTCTCTGGAACCATTGTTCAACCCAGTAATCAGCAGTCAGTGCTGACGAGTTCTCAGCCCAACAGCCCAGTTCTTGCACTGGTCAGTTTTCAATCTGTGGCCCAACCCATCGGCCAGCAACCTGCACAAGCCAGCTACCAGTCTGTGAATGAGGTCAGCAGCCAGCAACCGTTGCAGGCTAGTTACCAGTCAGTTGTCCAAACCAGCGGCCTGTCTGAAGCCCAGCACATTGGCCACCACTCTGCTGCCCAATCCAGTAGCCAGCAGATACCACATATAAGCTACCAATCTGTTTCTCAGGTTGGTGGGCAACAACCAGTGCCGTGCCATCAGAGAATGGCTCAGTCTATTAGCCATCATACAGCACAAGGCACTGATGTGCAACCAGTACAGGCCAGCCTTGAGTCTGCTGCCCAATCCAGTAGCCAACAGCGACCACAGACAAGCTACCAGTCAGTGGACCATTCCAGCAGCCAGCAACCAGCCCAAGCCAGCTATCCATCAGGAGATCAATCCAGCAGTCAGCAGTTGGAAGAAGCAAGCTTGTTGTCAGTAGCTCATTCCAGCAGTCAACAACCAGCCCAAGCCAGCTATCTTTCTGTTGCCCAGTCCAGCAGCCAACAACCAGCCCAAGCCGGCTATCTTTCAGTGGCCCAGTCCAGCAGCCAGCAACAAGCTCGCTATCTGACAGTGGCTCTGTCCAGCAGCCAACAACCAGCCCAAGCCGGCTATCTTTCGGTGGCCCAGTCCAGCAGCCAACAACCAGTGACTCTCCAACCCCTTGCTCAAGCTCCTAGTGAACAACTTGGCCAGTCTAGTTACCAGTCTGTTGCTCAGGTTAGCAGCCAACAATCCTCACAAGCTAGTGGTGCACAACCAGTAAAGGCCAGCCTTGAGTCTGCTGCCCAATCCAGTAGCCAACAGCGACCACAGACAAACTACCAGTCAGTGGACCATTCCAGCAGCCAGCAACCAGCCCAAGCCATCTATCCATCAGGGGATCAATCCAGCAGACAGCAGTTGGAAGAAACAAGCTTGTTGTCAGTAGCTCATTCCAGCAGTCAACAACAAGCCCCAGTAGGCAGTCTTTCAGTTGCCCAGTCCAGCAGCCAGCAACCAGCCCAAGTCGGCTGTGTTTCAGTGGCCCAGTCCAGCAGCCAACAACCAGCCCAAGCCGGCTATCTTTCAGTGGCCCAGTCCAGCAGCCAACAACCAGCTCAAGCCAGCTATCTGACATTGGCTCAGTCCAGCAGCCAACAACCAGCCGAAGTCTGCTATCTTTCAGTGGCCCAGTCCAGCAGCCAACAACCAGCTCAAGCCAGCTATCTTTCAGTGGCCCAGTCCAGCAGCCAACAACCAGCCCAAGCCAGCAATCTAACGGTGGCTCAGTCCAGCAGCCAACAACCAGCCCAAGTCGGCTATCTTTCAGTGGCCCAGTCCAGCAGCCAACAACCAGCTCAAGCCAGCTATCTGACACTGGCTCAGTCCAGCAGCCAACAACCAGCTCAAGCCAGCTATCTGACAGTGGCCCAGTCCAGCAGCCAACAACCAGCTCAGGCCAGCTATCTGACAGTTGCCCAGTCCAGCAGCCAGCAACCAGCCCAAGACAGCAATATGTCAGTGGTTCATTCCAGCAGCCAACAACCAGCCCAAGCCAGCTATCTTTCTGTGGCACAGTCCAGCAGCCAACAACCAGCCCAAGCCAGCTATCTTTCGGTGGACCATTCCAGCAGGCAACAACCAGCCCAAGCCAGCTATCCATCAGGGGATCAATCCAGCAGACAGCAGTTGGAAGAAGCAAGCTTGTTGTCAGTAGCTCATTCCAGCAGTCAACAACCAGCCCCAGTAGGCAGTCTTTCAGTTGCCCAGTCCAGCAGCGAACAACCAGCTCAAGCCAGCTATCTGACAGTTGCCCAGTCCAGCAGCCAGCAACCAGCCCAAGCCAGCAATATGTCAATGGTTCATTCCAGCAGCCAACAACCAGCCCATGCTGGCTATCTTTCTGTGGCACAGTCCAGCAGCCAACGACCAGCACAAGCCAGCTATCCATCAGTGATTCCATCCAGCATCTATCAAGTGTCACAAGCAAGCTCCCTGGCAATGGTCCAGCCAGCCAGCCAACAAGCAGCCCCTTCCAGCTATTCTTCAGTGGCCCAGTCCAGCAGCCACCAACCTGCACAAGCTGCTTTCGAGTCAGTGGCCTGGTCTAGTGGCCAGAAACCAGCACTAGCCAGGTATCCATCAGTAGCCAAGCCTGTTGCCCAGCAACCTGCCCATGCGAATGTGCAGCCTCAGGGTAAAGAACTTTTTCAGATTGGCACCAAGCTGTATTCATGCTACGAGGTTGTTTCACAGCCTGGTTTTGACCAGCATCTATCCTATTCAGGGCAGTCCCGATATCAGCATCCATCTGGGCTCAGCTCTCCACCTAGTTCACGACCTGCAGTGCAATCCAGCTACCAGGCTCTAGTCAAACCTGGGCCGTCCATTTATGGGTCTGCATTGTCACCCAGCCACCAGGTCTTTGCCAGTTCATTGCAATCTGGTTTCATGCCCAAGCCAGCACAATCTAACTATGAGCCTTCAGCCCAAGAGGAACATCCAAGCTATCTGCCATTTGTTGGACCGCAAAGTTATGCTTCTAGATTACTGCGCACTGACCAAGCCGCAACTGTGGCATCTAACCACCGAGCTCTAGCAAAACCAGGCCAAGATTCATACCTGCCTTCACCTATGTTGGTTAAGCCAGTGCAACCAAACTATATTCCCCGAATTAGAATTGAGCCTCCTAGCTACCAGCCTCAAAAGCTCCCCAGCCGCCAGTCTGAAGCACAACCCGGTTTCTTTTCAGCAGTGAAGCCAGTGCAGTCGAGGTACCAAGCACAGTCAAGTTATGAGTCTGCATCTCTGTCTGCGCTGACTGGACACAGTGTTGCCTCAATGCTAGAGCAGTCACGTTCCCATTCTCAATCTGGCTTTGGATCTATGACAAAACCCAGTGATCTGCTTGTGTCTGCATCTACATCTACTTTATTGCAGTCTGGGTATGCATATCCAGCACAGGTGCATCATCAGACTGATTCTCACAACACTAAAAACTTCCCTATGCCTGCTGAAAGGCAACATTCATCTCGGAGCAAATTCAGGCATGTGCAAGAAGTGAAGTCATGA